The Streptomyces seoulensis genome contains a region encoding:
- a CDS encoding DUF5326 family protein, which yields MREIFTGLPWWVKWVAVPVIALVVFGGLIATVVGFLIGLLFKALLFVALVGGLIYVVRKFTAGSSSRGDW from the coding sequence ATGCGAGAGATCTTCACGGGGTTGCCGTGGTGGGTTAAGTGGGTCGCGGTGCCGGTCATCGCGCTGGTCGTGTTCGGCGGCCTGATAGCGACCGTGGTCGGCTTCCTGATCGGCCTGCTCTTCAAGGCCCTGCTCTTCGTCGCCCTGGTCGGCGGACTCATCTACGTGGTGCGGAAGTTCACCGCGGGCTCGTCCTCGCGCGGAGACTGGTGA
- a CDS encoding low molecular weight protein-tyrosine-phosphatase — MAYRVCFVCTGNICRSPMAESVFRARVAEAGLDGLVEVDSAGTGGWHEGDGADPRTASVLDEHGYGTGHTARQFQQSWFGRLDLVIALDTGHLKALRRLAPTEEDARKVRLLRSYDPAADADLDVPDPYYGGRDGFEECLEMVEAASAGLLDSVREHLEGQPV, encoded by the coding sequence ATGGCCTACCGCGTCTGTTTCGTGTGCACCGGCAACATCTGCCGCTCCCCGATGGCCGAGTCGGTCTTCCGGGCACGCGTCGCCGAGGCCGGGCTCGACGGCCTGGTCGAGGTCGACAGCGCCGGCACCGGTGGCTGGCACGAGGGCGACGGCGCCGACCCGCGCACCGCGTCGGTCCTCGACGAGCACGGCTACGGCACCGGACACACCGCGCGGCAGTTCCAGCAGTCCTGGTTCGGCCGGCTGGACCTCGTGATCGCCCTGGACACCGGCCACCTCAAGGCCCTGCGCCGCCTCGCCCCGACCGAGGAGGACGCGCGCAAGGTACGCCTGCTGCGCTCCTACGACCCGGCGGCCGACGCCGACCTCGATGTGCCGGACCCCTACTACGGGGGCCGCGACGGCTTCGAGGAGTGCCTTGAGATGGTGGAGGCGGCGAGCGCCGGACTGCTCGACTCCGTACGCGAACACCTGGAGGGACAGCCCGTATGA
- a CDS encoding MarR family winged helix-turn-helix transcriptional regulator, with translation MTATDPALTALAQGWCALSLLHGRIEAHTERALQAQHELSVREYSLLDVLSRQHDGEGGHLQMKQVADAVVLSQSATTRLVTRLEDRGLLERYLCPTDRRGIYTNVTEAGLRLLEEARPTNDAALREALDAAALNPGLAPLVKAVESLHVPT, from the coding sequence ATGACAGCGACGGACCCCGCGCTCACCGCCCTCGCGCAGGGCTGGTGCGCCCTGTCTCTGCTCCACGGGAGGATCGAGGCGCACACCGAGCGCGCCCTGCAGGCACAGCACGAGCTGAGCGTGCGCGAGTACTCCCTGCTCGACGTGCTCAGCAGGCAGCACGACGGAGAGGGCGGCCATCTCCAGATGAAGCAGGTCGCCGACGCCGTCGTCCTCAGCCAGAGCGCCACCACTCGACTGGTGACCCGCCTGGAGGACCGCGGCCTGCTGGAGCGATATCTGTGCCCCACCGACCGCCGGGGCATCTACACCAACGTCACCGAGGCCGGCCTGCGCCTGCTGGAGGAGGCACGCCCGACCAACGACGCCGCGCTGCGCGAGGCGCTGGACGCGGCGGCCTTGAATCCCGGACTCGCCCCGCTGGTCAAGGCCGTGGAGTCACTGCACGTCCCCACATAG
- a CDS encoding NUDIX domain-containing protein, which translates to MTVRPVVKRTARAVLLDGDDLILIKRTKPGVDPYWVTPGGGVEPEDPTVVDALHREVYEELGAKITDVVPCFVDTVEHIGEDGGATGVKVQHFFVCRLESMDPSLRHGPEVEEPAGEYEIVRIPFNRVGIASVHLVPLSLRHYLDGNIEGVRAMHAPDLG; encoded by the coding sequence ATGACCGTCCGACCCGTGGTCAAGCGCACCGCACGCGCCGTTCTCCTGGACGGTGACGACCTGATCCTGATCAAGCGCACCAAGCCGGGTGTCGATCCCTACTGGGTCACCCCCGGTGGCGGGGTCGAGCCAGAGGACCCGACCGTCGTGGACGCCCTGCACCGCGAGGTGTACGAGGAACTCGGCGCCAAGATCACCGATGTCGTGCCCTGCTTCGTGGACACCGTGGAGCACATCGGTGAAGACGGCGGCGCGACCGGCGTGAAGGTGCAGCACTTCTTCGTCTGCCGGCTGGAGTCCATGGACCCCTCGCTCCGCCACGGCCCCGAGGTGGAGGAGCCGGCCGGGGAGTACGAGATCGTCCGTATCCCGTTCAACCGGGTCGGCATCGCCTCCGTCCACCTCGTCCCGCTGTCGCTGCGGCACTATCTGGACGGCAACATCGAGGGCGTCCGCGCCATGCACGCCCCCGACCTCGGCTGA
- a CDS encoding MFS transporter, producing the protein MPLALLALAIGAFGIGTTEFVIMGLLPQVAGEFGVSIPTAGLLVTGYALGVVIGAPLMTVLGTKVSRKRMLMVLMGLFIVGNLVSAVAPVFAVMLIGRVIASLAHGAFFGIGSVVAAELVAPQKKAGAIAMMFTGLTVANVVGVPLGTLIGQQIGWRVTFGIVAVLGLIGLAGIAKLVPEVPKPEGVHLRHELAAFKNAQVLLAMAMTVLGFGGVFAAITYIAPMMTHVAGFADGSVTWLLVLFGLGMVGGNLIGGKFADRALMPMLYVSLGALAVVLALFTLTAHNKIAAAVTIALIGALGFATVPPLQKRVLDQAHGAPTLASAVNIGAFNLGNALSAWLGGIVIAAGFGYTAPNWVGAVLAAAALLLAVLSAALERRDAKTGSPTASDALAAQPEPAGR; encoded by the coding sequence ATGCCTCTCGCGCTTCTGGCCCTGGCGATCGGGGCCTTCGGAATCGGCACGACCGAGTTCGTGATCATGGGTCTGCTGCCCCAGGTCGCGGGCGAATTCGGGGTCTCGATCCCCACCGCCGGCCTGCTCGTCACCGGCTACGCCCTCGGCGTGGTGATCGGCGCCCCGCTGATGACCGTGCTCGGCACCAAGGTCTCGCGCAAGCGGATGCTGATGGTGCTGATGGGCCTGTTCATCGTCGGGAACCTGGTCTCCGCCGTCGCGCCCGTCTTCGCGGTCATGCTGATCGGACGAGTGATCGCCTCCCTCGCCCACGGCGCCTTCTTCGGCATCGGCTCCGTCGTGGCGGCCGAACTGGTGGCACCCCAGAAGAAGGCCGGCGCCATCGCGATGATGTTCACCGGCCTGACCGTCGCCAACGTCGTCGGCGTCCCGCTGGGCACGCTCATCGGTCAGCAGATCGGCTGGCGGGTGACCTTCGGAATCGTCGCCGTCCTGGGCCTGATCGGCCTCGCGGGCATCGCGAAGCTCGTGCCCGAGGTGCCCAAGCCCGAAGGCGTGCATCTGCGTCATGAGCTGGCCGCGTTCAAGAACGCCCAGGTCCTGCTCGCCATGGCGATGACCGTGCTCGGCTTCGGCGGAGTCTTCGCCGCCATCACCTACATCGCGCCGATGATGACCCACGTCGCCGGTTTCGCCGACGGCTCGGTCACCTGGCTGCTGGTCCTGTTCGGCCTCGGCATGGTCGGCGGCAACCTGATCGGCGGCAAGTTCGCCGACCGCGCCCTGATGCCCATGCTGTACGTCTCACTGGGCGCCCTGGCCGTCGTCCTGGCGCTGTTCACGCTCACCGCGCACAACAAGATCGCGGCCGCCGTGACCATCGCCCTGATCGGCGCCCTCGGCTTCGCCACCGTCCCGCCGCTCCAGAAGCGCGTCCTCGACCAGGCACACGGCGCACCGACGCTCGCCTCGGCCGTGAACATCGGCGCCTTCAACCTGGGCAACGCCCTGTCCGCCTGGCTCGGCGGCATCGTCATCGCGGCCGGGTTCGGCTACACCGCGCCCAACTGGGTCGGCGCCGTCCTCGCCGCTGCCGCCCTGCTGCTCGCCGTCCTGTCGGCCGCTCTGGAACGCCGCGACGCCAAGACCGGCTCGCCGACCGCTTCCGACGCGCTCGCCGCGCAGCCGGAGCCCGCCGGCCGCTGA
- a CDS encoding GlcG/HbpS family heme-binding protein — protein MSTTTFTPLTTEDAELLIATARRAAEDAGVTVSVTVLDAGGHLLAFRRDDRAVLISGETSTRKAYTALQLDAPTADLVDAVQPGGLFHTLPTALDRPLLFIAGGIPVHRDGRLIGAIGVGGGAPEQDHGFATEAVRALV, from the coding sequence ATGAGCACCACCACCTTCACCCCGCTCACCACCGAGGACGCCGAGCTGCTCATTGCCACCGCCCGGCGCGCCGCCGAGGACGCCGGTGTGACCGTCAGCGTCACCGTCCTGGACGCCGGTGGCCACCTGCTCGCCTTCCGCCGGGACGACCGGGCCGTGCTGATCTCCGGCGAGACCAGCACCCGCAAGGCGTACACCGCGCTCCAGCTCGACGCGCCGACCGCCGACCTGGTCGACGCCGTGCAGCCCGGCGGCCTCTTCCACACGCTGCCCACCGCGCTCGACCGCCCGCTGCTCTTCATCGCCGGTGGCATCCCCGTCCACCGCGACGGCCGGCTGATCGGCGCCATCGGCGTCGGCGGCGGCGCGCCCGAGCAGGACCACGGCTTCGCCACCGAGGCCGTGCGCGCCCTCGTCTGA
- a CDS encoding LysR family transcriptional regulator, which produces MDLALLRTFVTVHRAGSFTRAAALLGLSQPAVTSQIRTLERQLGRPLFLRQPRGVTPTTIGDELAHKAAPHLDALVEITESGLDDESSLRTLHLAGPPEFTAERALPALTELTGADGQGLALRASFGTAEEVLEGLAAGHHELAISTVRPRGALLTASPLCDEEHVLVAAPRWAERIGPEALWQKGAAALKNLPVVEVHESLPFVSRYWASVFDTRPGGSGTVIVPDLRAVLACAGAGAGLAVLPRYLCASALQRAEVVLLHDPAVPPLRTYFLVVRTGSLALPHVARAHEWLQRAASRWG; this is translated from the coding sequence ATGGACCTGGCCCTGCTGCGGACCTTCGTCACCGTGCACCGGGCCGGTTCCTTCACCCGCGCCGCCGCGCTGCTGGGCCTGTCCCAGCCCGCCGTGACCTCCCAGATCCGCACGCTGGAGCGCCAGCTAGGCCGCCCTCTGTTCCTGCGGCAACCCCGCGGGGTGACGCCCACGACCATCGGCGACGAGCTGGCCCACAAGGCCGCACCGCATCTCGACGCCCTGGTGGAGATCACCGAGAGCGGCCTGGACGACGAGTCGTCGCTGCGCACGCTGCATCTGGCCGGTCCCCCGGAGTTCACCGCCGAGCGCGCCCTGCCCGCGCTGACGGAGCTGACCGGTGCCGACGGCCAGGGCCTCGCCCTCCGCGCCTCGTTCGGCACCGCGGAGGAGGTCCTGGAGGGGCTGGCGGCGGGCCATCACGAGCTGGCCATCAGCACGGTCCGGCCGCGCGGCGCCCTGCTGACCGCGAGCCCGCTCTGCGACGAGGAACATGTGCTGGTCGCAGCCCCGCGCTGGGCCGAGCGGATCGGGCCGGAAGCGCTGTGGCAGAAAGGGGCGGCCGCGCTGAAGAACCTGCCCGTGGTCGAGGTCCACGAGTCGCTGCCCTTCGTCTCGCGCTACTGGGCCTCCGTCTTCGACACGCGTCCAGGGGGATCCGGCACGGTCATCGTCCCCGACCTGCGCGCGGTGCTGGCCTGTGCCGGGGCGGGTGCCGGGCTGGCGGTGCTGCCCCGCTATCTCTGCGCGTCCGCACTCCAGCGTGCCGAGGTCGTCCTGCTGCACGACCCGGCCGTGCCGCCGCTGCGGACCTACTTCCTGGTGGTGCGCACCGGCTCGCTGGCTCTGCCACATGTCGCGCGGGCGCACGAGTGGCTTCAGCGAGCGGCCTCGCGGTGGGGCTGA
- a CDS encoding globin domain-containing protein, with translation MEAPVTTSGDDGMPDPGGQRPGRGTETEPVATRPARAHAQASWDALLIRRTMAEIAPVADKVTSYFYALLFVRHPELRPLFPPAMDTQRDRLLRALLTAAEHIDNTPVLVDYLRNLGRGHRKYGTRPEHYPAVGACLIGALSTYATHTWNPQAEAAWGRVYAIISEVMIDAAAADGRDAPPWWHAEVVTHDLRTPDVAVLTLRPDQPYPFLAGQYASVETPWWPRVWRHYSFASAPRADGLLTFHVRAVPAGWVSNSLVHRAHPGDVVRLGPPVGSMSVDHGTDSGLLCLGGGTGIAPIKAMVEEVAERGARRPVEVFYGARSDHDLYDIDTLLRLRQAHPWISVRSVVDREDRHLHDAVRASGPWRDYDAYLSGPPGMIRSGVSALRALGVPAPRIRHDPVEDLVVVGS, from the coding sequence ATGGAAGCTCCGGTCACCACATCGGGGGACGACGGCATGCCGGACCCCGGCGGCCAACGGCCAGGGCGAGGTACGGAGACGGAGCCCGTCGCGACACGTCCGGCACGGGCCCATGCGCAGGCTTCCTGGGACGCGCTGCTCATCCGCCGCACGATGGCGGAGATCGCTCCCGTGGCCGACAAGGTGACCTCCTACTTCTACGCCCTTCTCTTCGTGCGCCACCCCGAGCTGAGGCCCCTGTTCCCGCCCGCGATGGACACCCAGCGGGACCGGCTGCTGCGGGCACTGCTCACCGCGGCGGAGCACATCGACAACACGCCCGTGCTCGTCGACTATCTGCGGAACCTCGGCCGGGGCCATCGCAAGTACGGCACCCGCCCCGAGCACTACCCGGCCGTGGGCGCCTGCCTGATCGGCGCCCTGAGCACCTACGCCACCCACACCTGGAACCCCCAGGCAGAGGCGGCCTGGGGCCGGGTCTACGCGATCATCTCCGAGGTGATGATCGACGCCGCCGCGGCGGATGGCCGGGACGCCCCGCCCTGGTGGCACGCCGAGGTCGTCACCCACGACCTGAGGACACCCGACGTCGCCGTCCTCACGCTGCGCCCCGATCAGCCGTACCCCTTCCTGGCCGGGCAGTACGCGAGCGTCGAGACACCCTGGTGGCCGCGCGTGTGGCGGCACTACTCCTTCGCCTCCGCACCCCGCGCCGACGGGCTGCTCACCTTCCATGTGCGGGCGGTCCCGGCCGGCTGGGTCTCCAACTCCCTGGTCCACCGCGCCCACCCCGGAGACGTGGTGCGCCTCGGACCACCGGTCGGCTCGATGAGCGTCGACCACGGCACCGACAGCGGCCTGCTCTGCCTGGGCGGCGGCACCGGCATAGCCCCGATCAAGGCCATGGTGGAGGAGGTCGCCGAGCGCGGCGCGCGCCGCCCGGTCGAGGTGTTCTACGGCGCCCGCAGCGACCACGACCTGTACGACATCGACACCCTGCTCCGGCTGCGGCAGGCCCATCCCTGGATATCCGTCCGGTCGGTCGTCGACCGGGAGGACCGCCACCTCCACGACGCCGTGCGGGCGAGCGGCCCTTGGCGGGACTACGACGCGTACCTCTCCGGCCCGCCCGGCATGATCCGCAGCGGTGTCTCCGCGTTGCGGGCGCTCGGCGTTCCCGCGCCTCGCATACGGCACGACCCGGTCGAGGATCTCGTGGTCGTCGGTTCCTGA
- a CDS encoding GNAT family N-acetyltransferase — MTDLDIRPATAEDIPAIVAMLADDPLGAQRESPDDLTPYLPAFERLDADPNQHLVVAVRDGRVIGTLQLTIIPGLSRKGATRSLIEAVRVHADERGSGLGSELIQWAVDTSRRLGCHLVQLTSDKTRTDAHRFYERLGFAASHEGFKLSL, encoded by the coding sequence ATGACCGACCTCGACATACGGCCCGCGACCGCGGAAGACATCCCGGCGATCGTGGCCATGCTCGCCGACGATCCCCTGGGCGCCCAGCGGGAGTCGCCCGACGACCTGACCCCGTACCTGCCTGCCTTCGAGCGTCTGGACGCCGACCCGAACCAACACCTCGTCGTGGCGGTCCGCGACGGCCGGGTGATCGGGACGCTCCAGCTCACGATCATCCCCGGGCTCTCCCGCAAGGGTGCGACCCGTTCCCTCATCGAGGCCGTGCGGGTCCACGCGGACGAGCGCGGCAGCGGCCTGGGCAGCGAGCTGATCCAGTGGGCCGTCGACACCTCGCGCCGCCTCGGCTGCCACCTGGTGCAACTCACCTCGGACAAGACGCGCACCGACGCCCACCGCTTCTACGAGCGGCTGGGCTTCGCCGCCTCCCACGAGGGCTTCAAGCTGAGCCTCTGA
- a CDS encoding phage holin family protein has protein sequence MKNLVVKTIANAGALAVAVWLLDKITLTGDSTGKKIGTLIVVALIFGLVNLLVKPVVKLLTFPLFILTLGLITLVVNALMLLLTSWVCDQLDLSFHVEGFWTAVLGGLIIAVVSWALNLVLPDED, from the coding sequence ATGAAGAATCTCGTAGTCAAGACGATCGCCAACGCCGGCGCCCTCGCGGTCGCCGTGTGGCTCCTCGACAAGATCACCCTCACCGGTGACAGCACGGGCAAGAAGATCGGCACGCTGATCGTGGTCGCGCTGATCTTCGGACTGGTGAACCTTCTGGTCAAGCCGGTCGTGAAGCTGCTGACCTTCCCGCTGTTCATCCTGACCCTCGGCCTGATCACCCTGGTCGTCAACGCGCTGATGCTGCTGCTGACCTCCTGGGTGTGCGACCAGCTCGACCTGAGCTTCCACGTCGAGGGGTTCTGGACAGCCGTGCTCGGCGGCCTGATCATCGCCGTCGTCTCCTGGGCACTGAACCTCGTTCTGCCCGACGAGGACTGA
- a CDS encoding serine hydrolase domain-containing protein, with translation MTTMDEELLPATRRALTHRIAVAQSEGRAPSLVAAVVRGGRAVWHGARTSVDGHGPDENVQYRIGSITKTFTAVLVLRLRDEGVLDLGDPLEKHLPGTGAGEATIAELLAHTAGLAAESPAPWWERTPGSLRPRLGDVLGEKPLLHPAGRRHHYSNPGYTLLGALVEELRGAPWEQVLREEVLEPLGLHRTTAQPEAPHAGGWAVHPWADALLPEPVEDLGRMAPAGQLWSTTGDLARFAAFLAGGDDRVLSAESVRDMRTPAAPAEQADVVDGATYGLGLQIQHRDGRLLAGHSGSLPGFLANLTFSVADDVAAVVLANCTSGPLLGAVGADLVRIVAEAEPRIPEPWRPLREVDPAVLELAGPWYWGTHPFALRVMADGLITLGPLTGGGRRARFRPNGDGTWTGLEGYYAGELLEAVRRPDGTVSHLDLGSFVFTRQPYEEDAPVPGGVDAEGWRGIAQP, from the coding sequence ATGACGACAATGGACGAAGAGCTGCTTCCCGCGACCCGCAGGGCGTTGACCCACCGGATCGCCGTCGCGCAGTCCGAGGGGCGGGCGCCGTCGCTCGTGGCCGCGGTCGTGCGCGGGGGCCGGGCGGTCTGGCACGGCGCGCGGACCTCGGTGGACGGCCACGGGCCGGACGAGAACGTGCAGTACCGGATCGGGTCCATCACCAAGACCTTCACCGCTGTCCTGGTGCTGCGGCTGCGGGACGAGGGAGTGCTCGACCTCGGAGACCCGCTGGAGAAGCATCTGCCGGGCACCGGCGCCGGCGAGGCGACCATCGCCGAACTGCTCGCGCACACGGCCGGGCTGGCCGCCGAGTCACCCGCGCCCTGGTGGGAGCGGACACCGGGGTCGCTGCGTCCCCGACTGGGCGACGTACTCGGCGAGAAGCCCCTGCTGCACCCGGCCGGACGGCGCCACCACTACTCCAACCCCGGCTACACCCTCCTCGGCGCGCTGGTGGAGGAACTCCGGGGTGCTCCCTGGGAGCAGGTGCTGCGCGAGGAGGTGCTCGAACCTCTCGGCCTCCACCGCACCACCGCCCAGCCCGAGGCACCGCACGCGGGTGGCTGGGCGGTACACCCGTGGGCCGACGCGCTGCTGCCCGAGCCGGTCGAGGATCTCGGCCGGATGGCCCCGGCCGGGCAACTGTGGTCCACCACGGGCGACCTCGCCCGCTTCGCCGCCTTCCTGGCCGGGGGAGACGACCGCGTCCTGAGCGCCGAGTCCGTGCGGGACATGCGCACGCCCGCGGCACCCGCCGAGCAGGCCGACGTGGTCGACGGGGCCACGTACGGTCTCGGTCTGCAGATCCAGCACCGGGACGGCCGGCTGCTCGCCGGGCACTCCGGTTCGCTGCCGGGCTTCCTGGCGAACCTCACGTTCAGCGTGGCGGACGACGTGGCAGCGGTGGTCCTGGCCAACTGCACCAGTGGCCCGCTGCTCGGCGCGGTGGGGGCCGATCTCGTCCGCATCGTCGCCGAGGCCGAACCCCGCATCCCCGAGCCGTGGCGCCCGCTGCGTGAAGTCGATCCGGCGGTGCTGGAGTTGGCCGGGCCTTGGTACTGGGGCACGCATCCCTTCGCGCTGCGGGTGATGGCCGACGGCCTGATCACGCTGGGACCGCTGACCGGGGGCGGCCGCCGTGCCCGGTTCCGGCCGAACGGCGACGGCACCTGGACCGGCCTGGAGGGCTACTACGCCGGGGAGTTGCTGGAAGCCGTGCGGCGCCCGGACGGAACGGTGAGCCATCTCGACCTCGGCTCGTTCGTGTTCACGCGTCAGCCGTACGAAGAGGACGCGCCCGTGCCCGGTGGGGTGGACGCGGAGGGCTGGCGGGGTATCGCTCAGCCGTAG
- a CDS encoding GNAT family N-acetyltransferase, which yields MPISSLAALPIRRLTPRDLTACADLSEDRGWSREEHKWGLLLTAGNGFGIDDPDGGLVAACVVTEYGSGQRLELGAIGMVLVAERHSRKGVGRRLMRHVVAAMEGTPLTLHATPLGRPLYEEIGFKTVGRAEMLMGHFVPDGSEPTVPTRAATADDLPSILRLDAEVFGADRTSILVRLPAFADQVRVAEQGGRITGYAAAWPNMQTHVVGPLIARDTETAKALIGSLAARTDRPLRTDVDARHEELLAWVKERGLAPVMSNAVMVLGAADLPGDWTRRFAPLTVAAG from the coding sequence GTGCCGATCTCTTCACTCGCCGCGCTGCCCATCCGTCGTCTGACTCCGCGCGATCTGACCGCCTGCGCCGACCTGTCCGAGGACCGGGGGTGGTCGCGCGAGGAACATAAGTGGGGGCTGCTGCTGACGGCGGGCAACGGCTTCGGCATCGACGACCCCGACGGTGGCCTCGTCGCCGCCTGCGTCGTCACGGAGTACGGCTCCGGTCAGCGGCTGGAGCTCGGCGCCATCGGCATGGTCCTGGTCGCGGAACGCCACTCCCGCAAGGGCGTGGGGCGCCGCCTGATGCGGCATGTCGTGGCGGCCATGGAGGGCACCCCGCTGACCCTGCACGCCACGCCCCTGGGCCGTCCGCTCTACGAGGAGATCGGCTTCAAGACCGTGGGCCGGGCGGAGATGCTCATGGGGCACTTCGTACCGGACGGATCGGAGCCGACGGTGCCGACGCGGGCCGCGACCGCCGACGATCTTCCCTCGATCCTCCGCCTCGACGCGGAGGTCTTCGGCGCCGACCGCACCTCGATCCTCGTCAGGCTCCCCGCCTTCGCCGACCAGGTGCGCGTGGCGGAGCAGGGCGGCCGGATCACCGGCTACGCCGCCGCCTGGCCCAACATGCAGACGCATGTCGTGGGCCCGCTGATCGCCCGCGACACGGAGACGGCCAAGGCCCTCATCGGCTCGCTGGCGGCCCGCACCGACCGGCCGCTGCGCACCGACGTGGACGCGCGCCACGAGGAGCTGCTGGCCTGGGTGAAGGAACGGGGACTCGCGCCGGTGATGTCGAACGCCGTCATGGTGCTCGGCGCGGCCGACCTGCCGGGGGACTGGACCCGTCGCTTCGCACCGCTGACGGTGGCCGCGGGCTGA
- a CDS encoding cystathionine gamma-lyase: MNDTAEHPDSTGDGTRAVRAGLPEPVKHEPTLPGPVFAAHFHLPGDVSGPYSYGRDGNPTWTLLERAIGELEAPGDDAAETLVFASGMAAISAVLFSQLRSGDTVVLPSDGYQALPLARAQLEAFGIEVRTAPTGGDAQLDALDGARLLWIESPSNPGLDVCDIRRLVKEAHARGALVAVDNTLATPLGQRPLELGADFAVASGTKQLTGHGDVLLGYVVGRAGEAMDAVRRWRKIVGAIPGPMEAWLAHRSIATLPLRVDRQNATALAVAEALRGRPEVSGLRYPGLPDDPSHAVASRQMRRFGCVVSFTLATRERAERFLEALRLVEDATSFGGVRSTAERRGRWGGDAVPEGFIRMSVGAEDAEDLVADVLRALDESAETTD, from the coding sequence ATGAACGACACAGCCGAGCACCCGGACTCCACCGGCGACGGCACGCGCGCCGTCCGGGCCGGCCTCCCCGAGCCGGTGAAGCACGAGCCGACCCTGCCGGGGCCGGTGTTCGCCGCGCACTTCCACCTGCCCGGCGACGTGAGCGGCCCGTACTCGTACGGCCGCGACGGCAACCCCACGTGGACGTTGCTGGAACGCGCCATCGGCGAGCTGGAGGCGCCCGGCGACGACGCCGCCGAGACGCTGGTGTTCGCCTCCGGCATGGCGGCGATCTCCGCGGTGCTCTTCTCCCAGTTGCGCTCCGGCGACACGGTGGTGCTGCCCTCCGACGGTTACCAGGCCCTCCCCCTGGCCCGGGCCCAACTGGAGGCGTTCGGCATCGAGGTGCGCACCGCGCCCACCGGCGGCGACGCCCAGCTCGACGCGCTCGACGGCGCGCGGCTGCTGTGGATCGAGTCGCCGTCCAACCCCGGGCTGGACGTGTGCGACATCCGGCGGCTGGTGAAGGAGGCCCACGCGCGTGGCGCGCTGGTGGCCGTCGACAACACCCTCGCCACGCCGCTCGGGCAGCGGCCGTTGGAGCTGGGTGCCGACTTCGCCGTGGCGAGCGGCACCAAGCAGTTGACCGGTCACGGCGATGTCCTGCTGGGCTACGTCGTCGGTCGCGCCGGTGAGGCGATGGACGCGGTGCGCCGCTGGCGGAAGATCGTCGGTGCCATCCCCGGCCCGATGGAGGCGTGGCTCGCCCACCGCTCGATCGCCACGCTCCCGCTCCGTGTCGACCGGCAGAACGCCACGGCGCTCGCGGTGGCCGAGGCGCTGCGCGGGCGGCCCGAGGTCTCCGGCCTGCGGTATCCGGGACTGCCCGACGACCCGTCGCACGCGGTCGCGTCGCGGCAGATGCGCCGCTTCGGCTGCGTGGTCTCCTTCACGCTGGCCACGCGTGAGCGGGCCGAGCGGTTCCTGGAGGCACTGCGGCTGGTCGAGGACGCGACGAGCTTCGGCGGGGTGCGCTCCACTGCCGAGCGGCGCGGCCGCTGGGGCGGGGACGCGGTGCCGGAGGGCTTCATCCGCATGTCGGTCGGGGCCGAGGACGCCGAGGACCTGGTGGCGGACGTGCTGCGCGCCCTCGACGAGTCCGCCGAGACCACGGACTGA
- a CDS encoding cupin domain-containing protein, translating to MKAFRLDELEAERAANEGAYLQFLRERNMSVGLYALDAGSHDPQKPHPQDEVYFVVSGRASITIGLETTEVARGSVVYVPAGVAHKFHHISEDLRVLVVFSPPEA from the coding sequence ATGAAGGCATTCCGGCTGGACGAACTGGAGGCGGAGCGTGCCGCCAACGAGGGGGCCTACCTCCAGTTCCTGCGGGAGCGGAACATGTCGGTCGGCCTGTACGCCCTCGACGCGGGCTCCCACGACCCGCAGAAGCCCCACCCGCAGGACGAGGTGTACTTCGTGGTCAGCGGCCGGGCGTCGATCACGATCGGGCTGGAGACCACGGAGGTCGCGCGGGGCAGCGTGGTGTACGTCCCCGCGGGCGTGGCCCACAAGTTCCACCACATCAGCGAGGACCTGAGGGTCCTGGTGGTGTTCTCTCCCCCTGAGGCGTGA